The following are encoded in a window of Vibrio sp. SCSIO 43136 genomic DNA:
- a CDS encoding ABC transporter ATP-binding protein, translating to MIAEKEVVLSVKNLVKDFAIGQSSKGNLMRAVNDVSFDLKKGEALAIVGESGSGKSTGARILTRIYDKTAGAVEFKGQPLDNYIEQNGELEYARQVQMIFQDPFGSLNPVHTIYHHIARPLLIHKRAEKAAVPKLVYELLELVGLSPVKETAEKYPHELSGGQRQRVAIARAIAVDPEVILADEPISMLDVSVRLGILNLMADLKDKHGISFMYITHDIATARYFAEKTAVMYVGHMVEWGESDSVTQNPQHPYSQLLLSAVPEVGNAGRRELAVKKGEIPMWRPDSQGCPFATRCPKASEQCFNTMPTTTQISEQHFARCHHL from the coding sequence ATGATCGCAGAGAAAGAAGTGGTACTTTCGGTCAAGAATCTGGTGAAGGACTTTGCCATCGGTCAGTCATCTAAAGGCAACTTGATGCGTGCCGTTAACGATGTCTCATTTGATTTGAAAAAGGGTGAAGCGTTAGCCATCGTTGGTGAGTCTGGCTCGGGCAAAAGTACTGGTGCTCGTATCCTGACCCGTATCTACGACAAAACGGCAGGCGCAGTAGAGTTTAAAGGTCAGCCGTTAGATAACTACATTGAGCAAAATGGCGAGCTTGAATATGCCCGTCAGGTACAGATGATTTTCCAAGACCCATTTGGTTCTTTAAATCCGGTGCATACGATTTACCATCATATCGCTCGTCCGCTACTCATTCATAAGCGTGCTGAAAAAGCAGCTGTGCCGAAGTTGGTGTATGAGCTACTGGAATTAGTAGGCTTGTCTCCTGTTAAGGAAACGGCTGAAAAATACCCGCACGAACTGAGCGGCGGTCAACGTCAGCGAGTGGCGATTGCTCGTGCGATTGCTGTTGATCCAGAAGTTATTTTGGCAGATGAGCCAATTTCTATGCTCGATGTTTCGGTGCGTTTAGGCATCCTAAACTTGATGGCTGACCTTAAAGATAAGCATGGCATCTCATTTATGTACATCACCCACGATATTGCCACGGCACGCTATTTTGCGGAGAAAACCGCAGTCATGTATGTCGGTCATATGGTTGAGTGGGGCGAGAGCGATAGCGTGACGCAAAATCCTCAGCATCCATACTCGCAGTTGCTTTTATCTGCTGTCCCTGAAGTGGGCAATGCAGGGCGACGTGAGTTGGCAGTGAAAAAAGGTGAGATCCCAATGTGGCGTCCTGACAGCCAAGGTTGTCCATTTGCGACTCGTTGTCCGAAGGCCAGCGAACAGTGCTTTAACACGATGCCAACGACGACTCAGATCTCTGAGCAACATTTTGCTCGCTGTCATCATCTGTAA
- a CDS encoding ABC transporter ATP-binding protein has protein sequence MSTKANKPLLEINNLCVDYVSPNGVARAVNNVSLTIGEGETLGIAGESGCGKSTLAFAIARLHKAPALISEGEILYKGEDVLKMNDRKLRKFRWDEVSVVFQSAMNSLNPVITIGEQLTDVIIAHKNIPYKEAAERAVELLGIVGIHGDRMASFPHQLSGGMRQRVVIAIALALEPKLIIMDEPTTALDVVVEREILNELYDLKTRFGFSILFISHDLSLMGEIADRIGVMYAGNLIELGEAQQVFGDPQHPYTKGLVASFPTIHGPKERLYGIPGNPVNLLDIPQGCNFQARCDQCFAKCSQQEPALKFTANRQVSCHLVEGEMA, from the coding sequence ATGAGTACTAAAGCAAACAAACCTTTGTTAGAAATCAACAACCTTTGCGTGGATTACGTTTCACCTAATGGTGTCGCTCGTGCGGTGAACAATGTTTCTTTAACCATAGGTGAAGGGGAAACCTTGGGCATTGCTGGAGAGTCGGGTTGTGGAAAGAGCACACTGGCCTTTGCGATTGCTCGCTTACATAAAGCCCCAGCACTCATCTCGGAAGGTGAGATCCTCTACAAAGGGGAAGACGTGCTGAAAATGAACGACCGTAAGCTACGAAAGTTTCGCTGGGATGAAGTCTCGGTGGTATTTCAAAGTGCGATGAACTCGTTAAACCCTGTGATCACTATTGGTGAACAGCTGACCGATGTCATCATCGCTCACAAAAACATTCCATATAAAGAAGCGGCAGAACGTGCAGTTGAGTTACTGGGCATTGTCGGTATTCATGGCGACCGTATGGCAAGTTTTCCACATCAATTGAGTGGTGGTATGCGTCAGCGTGTTGTGATTGCGATAGCTCTCGCACTAGAGCCAAAACTCATCATCATGGATGAGCCAACGACGGCGCTGGATGTGGTAGTAGAGCGTGAAATTCTCAACGAGCTTTATGATCTGAAAACTCGTTTCGGCTTTTCAATTTTGTTCATCAGCCACGACTTGAGCTTAATGGGCGAGATTGCTGACCGCATTGGTGTGATGTACGCAGGTAACCTGATTGAGCTGGGTGAAGCGCAGCAAGTGTTTGGTGACCCACAACATCCGTACACCAAAGGCTTGGTGGCATCATTCCCAACCATTCATGGCCCTAAAGAGCGTTTATACGGTATCCCTGGTAACCCAGTGAACCTGCTGGATATTCCACAGGGGTGTAATTTCCAAGCCCGTTGTGATCAGTGTTTTGCTAAATGTAGCCAACAAGAGCCAGCACTGAAGTTTACAGCCAACCGTCAGGTGTCTTGTCACCTAGTTGAAGGAGAAATGGCATGA
- a CDS encoding ABC transporter permease has product MEKTLNPAIEAQPNKMSKKLKQIWSKLYAFFYGNPPAIIGGFLMTVVLVGALAAPLLATHNPEKRVARAHVAPNAEHIMGTTRSGRDVYSQVLHGAQKSLTVAISAGAIAMTLAVIVGVSAGYFGGKIDERLNFLTNVFLVFPQLPLLIVLAAFLGQVGSLVITLLLGFTSWPWGARVIRSQTMAIRSKEFIISAEVMGESKWRIILVEILPNLVSIVFGGFLGAVLYAMGAEAGLGILGLGDATEVSWGSMLYWAQTSSALYTGAWWEMIVPAAALAITGGALALINMSIDQVSNPKLRTGPHMKLWRQLKKQADKRRGLA; this is encoded by the coding sequence ATGGAAAAAACACTCAACCCAGCCATTGAAGCGCAGCCGAATAAAATGAGTAAAAAATTAAAACAGATCTGGTCAAAGCTATACGCCTTCTTTTACGGAAACCCGCCGGCAATTATTGGTGGCTTTCTTATGACCGTGGTGCTTGTTGGTGCGCTAGCCGCCCCATTGCTGGCTACACATAACCCAGAAAAGCGTGTTGCTCGTGCTCACGTTGCCCCAAATGCAGAACATATTATGGGCACGACCCGAAGTGGGCGTGATGTCTACAGCCAAGTACTGCATGGTGCGCAGAAGTCTCTGACGGTTGCAATCAGTGCTGGTGCCATCGCAATGACGCTTGCAGTGATTGTTGGTGTCTCTGCGGGCTATTTCGGCGGTAAGATTGATGAGCGTTTGAACTTTCTAACCAACGTATTTCTGGTCTTCCCGCAACTCCCCTTGTTGATTGTACTCGCCGCTTTCTTAGGGCAGGTGGGGTCACTGGTGATCACCTTGCTACTCGGTTTCACCTCTTGGCCGTGGGGCGCTCGTGTCATTCGCTCCCAGACCATGGCGATCCGCAGTAAAGAGTTCATCATCTCTGCTGAAGTGATGGGTGAGTCCAAGTGGCGCATCATTCTGGTTGAGATCCTACCGAATCTAGTTTCGATTGTGTTTGGTGGCTTCCTAGGGGCGGTGCTTTATGCCATGGGCGCTGAGGCAGGCTTAGGTATTCTGGGCCTTGGTGATGCCACTGAAGTGAGCTGGGGCTCAATGCTTTACTGGGCTCAGACATCTTCGGCACTGTATACCGGTGCATGGTGGGAGATGATTGTTCCAGCGGCTGCACTTGCTATTACTGGTGGCGCACTGGCACTTATTAATATGTCGATTGACCAAGTGAGTAACCCGAAACTTCGTACTGGCCCACACATGAAGCTGTGGCGTCAATTAAAGAAACAAGCTGATAAACGCCGAGGTCTAGCATGA
- a CDS encoding ABC transporter permease: MSFIFRRFGFYFTAFLIAISFNFMLPRLMPGDPVDALFAASKGQMDSSQLDAVREMYGFMDGNIFEQYLAYMKSVFTLDLGPSVLMYPVNVSDVIGMALPWTMFLALGSLIVALIIGVSIGTYASYRREGFFGQFVPPLLAFVSNFPYIVTALLLFYIFGLKLDMLPLAYTYDPALDPGFTWEFIASVAKHAVLPMGSMIIVGIATWVFNMRNAMINVLGEDYVTMAEAKGLSSYKVMSRYAGRNAILPVATAIAMAIGFSFAGSIMTEVVFNYQGLGNVLLKGIGARDYPLIQAILLILVTAVLTANFIADLLYVWLDPRISN, encoded by the coding sequence ATGTCGTTTATTTTTCGCCGGTTTGGCTTTTATTTTACTGCGTTCTTAATCGCAATTTCTTTTAACTTCATGTTGCCACGTTTGATGCCGGGTGACCCTGTTGATGCTCTGTTTGCCGCTAGCAAAGGTCAGATGGACAGCTCACAGCTAGATGCGGTACGTGAAATGTATGGCTTCATGGATGGCAACATCTTTGAGCAATACCTTGCCTACATGAAAAGTGTGTTCACGTTAGACCTTGGTCCTTCGGTACTTATGTACCCGGTTAACGTGTCTGATGTCATTGGTATGGCGCTACCTTGGACTATGTTCCTAGCGCTGGGCTCACTGATTGTGGCGTTAATCATTGGTGTCAGCATCGGTACTTACGCATCGTATCGACGTGAAGGCTTTTTTGGTCAATTCGTTCCGCCACTGCTCGCCTTTGTCAGTAACTTCCCTTACATCGTGACGGCGCTGCTTCTGTTCTACATCTTTGGTTTGAAGCTGGATATGTTGCCGCTGGCATACACCTATGACCCTGCTCTTGACCCAGGATTCACGTGGGAGTTCATCGCAAGTGTCGCTAAACACGCTGTGTTGCCTATGGGGTCGATGATCATTGTCGGCATTGCCACTTGGGTGTTTAACATGCGTAACGCAATGATCAACGTGTTGGGTGAAGATTACGTGACCATGGCAGAAGCCAAAGGACTAAGTAGCTACAAAGTTATGTCTCGTTACGCTGGTCGAAATGCCATCTTGCCAGTAGCAACAGCAATTGCGATGGCGATCGGTTTCTCTTTTGCAGGCTCAATTATGACCGAGGTGGTGTTTAACTACCAAGGGCTGGGCAATGTTTTGCTAAAAGGCATCGGTGCACGTGATTACCCACTGATCCAAGCCATTTTGCTCATCCTTGTGACGGCAGTGCTAACAGCTAACTTTATCGCTGACCTGCTTTACGTGTGGCTTGACCCACGAATTTCCAATTGA
- a CDS encoding ABC transporter substrate-binding protein, whose product MNNKAKLTLAFCAAAVAAGVNAETIKQGGKLNVPIINTGFVENFNPYTTKDLLHGIMFEPLMVFNNMTGDTNYRLAESASYSDDLKTITVKLKPNLKWSDGSKLTAEDVVYSFELTRDYPAFDQKGIWSGKNLASITATDDRTIEFSLNEADSTFVWNLERYHIVPKHIWSKAKDLNTFTNPNPVGSGPMTTVSYLKPQQMELCRNPNYYLEGRPYLDCVTLRSYNDNSQLQPALIKGEIDWGSNFIADVENTFVGADPKNNHFWYPANDAIHLYVNTKEAPFDDLRVRQALSMALDRDAIVDIAAYGYPTANFNAGGIGELYKTSINQDISAKYKGLTAYDPEKAKALLDEAGIVDRNNDGFRDTPDGKTVEFDIEVVNGWTDWIQVVQMATEFFADVGIQANVKTVDWAVYDKNLKDSNYKMSINWSMVATNPILAYQEYFETSRIGKTWHAGHGVHSEAIDKLIKSFGKTGDAKKQQAILDELQDFTAQNLPFIPLFSNPTWFQYNSSKIAGWPSEKDPYVQPVWYDGGKRVIILNNLHLK is encoded by the coding sequence ATGAATAACAAAGCAAAACTTACCCTTGCCTTTTGCGCTGCTGCCGTCGCTGCTGGCGTCAATGCAGAGACAATTAAGCAGGGGGGAAAGCTTAATGTACCTATCATCAATACTGGTTTTGTAGAGAACTTTAACCCATACACTACGAAAGATTTGCTACATGGCATCATGTTTGAACCTTTGATGGTGTTCAACAATATGACTGGCGACACTAACTACCGTTTAGCGGAGTCAGCAAGTTACTCCGATGATTTGAAAACTATCACGGTAAAGCTGAAACCAAACTTGAAATGGTCTGATGGCTCGAAACTTACCGCAGAAGATGTGGTGTACAGTTTTGAACTAACGCGTGATTACCCTGCATTTGACCAAAAGGGGATTTGGTCAGGTAAGAATCTTGCGTCAATCACTGCGACAGATGATCGCACTATCGAATTCTCACTTAACGAAGCGGATTCAACTTTTGTTTGGAATCTAGAGCGTTACCATATTGTACCTAAGCACATTTGGTCTAAAGCAAAAGACCTGAACACATTTACTAACCCGAATCCTGTGGGTAGCGGCCCAATGACCACAGTGAGCTACCTCAAGCCTCAACAAATGGAGCTTTGTCGTAACCCAAATTATTACCTAGAAGGTCGCCCTTACCTAGATTGTGTGACTTTGCGTTCATACAACGACAACTCTCAGCTACAGCCAGCATTGATCAAAGGCGAGATCGATTGGGGTTCAAACTTCATCGCAGATGTTGAAAACACTTTTGTTGGTGCTGATCCGAAAAATAATCACTTCTGGTACCCAGCTAACGATGCCATTCACCTATATGTGAACACCAAAGAAGCGCCATTTGATGATTTACGCGTGCGCCAAGCACTGTCGATGGCACTCGATCGCGATGCAATCGTCGATATCGCAGCGTACGGCTACCCAACAGCCAACTTTAACGCTGGTGGTATTGGTGAGCTTTACAAAACCTCTATCAACCAAGACATCTCAGCTAAGTACAAAGGTCTAACGGCGTACGACCCTGAGAAAGCCAAAGCACTGCTTGATGAGGCTGGCATTGTTGACCGCAACAACGATGGTTTCCGTGATACACCAGATGGCAAAACAGTAGAGTTTGATATCGAGGTGGTTAACGGCTGGACGGATTGGATTCAAGTGGTTCAGATGGCAACAGAGTTCTTTGCTGATGTCGGTATCCAAGCCAACGTGAAAACGGTTGACTGGGCGGTTTACGATAAGAACCTAAAAGACAGCAACTACAAGATGTCGATCAACTGGTCGATGGTAGCGACTAACCCAATTCTTGCGTATCAAGAATACTTTGAAACGTCTCGAATCGGTAAAACTTGGCACGCAGGCCACGGTGTTCACTCCGAGGCGATCGATAAACTCATCAAGAGCTTTGGTAAAACCGGTGATGCGAAAAAGCAGCAAGCCATCCTAGATGAGCTTCAAGATTTCACAGCGCAAAACCTGCCATTCATTCCACTGTTCTCGAACCCTACTTGGTTCCAATACAACAGCAGTAAGATTGCAGGTTGGCCAAGTGAGAAAGACCCATACGTTCAGCCAGTTTGGTACGACGGTGGCAAGCGAGTGATCATTCTAAACAACCTTCATCTTAAGTAA
- a CDS encoding ABC transporter substrate-binding protein, which translates to MNHSIKFWNGNKSPIRQHHELELTQALLGKHYTIIEDKTDYSSAKQEGEIFLNGADLLVTVKGNTKFHGYDHIVLDQPLAQGILGKRLLVATQEKSMHLSQLTHLDQLKAFRSGIPATWADADLFRHNGCKVVEQGSLETMFQDLVNDECDYFALGANEVQSLLKQYASHKQELAIVPNVMLRYPMNLVYYIHPEQGEIANQLSQSVNQEVITSIYNKHYGDIEKSLGLSARYTIVMENPNQ; encoded by the coding sequence ATGAACCACTCAATTAAGTTCTGGAATGGCAATAAAAGTCCAATCAGACAACATCATGAGCTGGAGCTTACTCAAGCGCTGCTAGGTAAGCACTACACTATTATTGAAGATAAAACCGACTACTCCAGTGCCAAGCAAGAAGGTGAAATTTTTCTCAATGGTGCAGACTTGCTGGTCACAGTGAAAGGCAACACCAAATTTCACGGTTATGACCATATCGTGCTTGATCAGCCTCTAGCGCAAGGTATCTTAGGGAAACGACTGCTCGTTGCGACACAAGAAAAGAGTATGCACCTAAGTCAACTCACCCACCTTGATCAGCTTAAAGCGTTTCGCTCGGGCATTCCTGCAACTTGGGCCGATGCCGATCTCTTTCGCCACAATGGCTGCAAAGTCGTGGAGCAAGGCAGTTTAGAAACCATGTTCCAAGACTTAGTTAATGATGAATGTGACTACTTCGCACTCGGTGCCAACGAAGTACAATCGCTGCTTAAACAATATGCTAGTCATAAGCAAGAGCTGGCTATAGTACCTAACGTAATGCTGCGTTATCCAATGAACTTGGTGTATTACATTCATCCAGAACAGGGGGAGATCGCTAACCAGTTAAGCCAATCAGTTAATCAAGAGGTCATTACTTCCATATACAACAAACACTACGGCGACATCGAAAAATCACTGGGACTTTCAGCACGTTACACAATAGTTATGGAGAACCCTAACCAATAG
- a CDS encoding outer membrane protein assembly factor has translation MKYITPLVVPLIVTTSVYASAANPESDEQHNLDQKVEETQSLWGTKFAVLPQPITDPALGRGIGLTALYIHDRAEGATNPSTSFAYGQWTDTNSGVAVVGHEHNSAFDEWRGAAYLGYIGLNLTHYGHAGAAAKKPLRYTNNAKFFYGNLKKRLIENLYFGVQGMWSGGNAVTKNDKHYTEQDRARFEEAMSGTNSALGLILSYDKRDNMMSAREGYMTEISSMHYEARETGKPYHRVDAEFSQFIPVADKDVFAYKAMTAHLLGSVPSYEMVTPELRGIDWNKSRGTSVYQLEAEYRHAIDEKWTGVAFAGAAYVETQFDAKQKAASEWIPAGGIGVRYMMEPTERFSIGFDYAITKGGESNYYIRFGEAF, from the coding sequence ATGAAATACATTACCCCTCTTGTTGTACCGTTAATAGTTACAACGTCAGTTTATGCCAGCGCTGCAAATCCTGAATCTGATGAACAACACAACCTTGACCAAAAAGTTGAAGAAACGCAAAGTCTTTGGGGAACAAAGTTTGCCGTCTTACCTCAACCTATTACTGACCCTGCATTGGGTAGAGGAATTGGCTTAACTGCACTGTATATACACGACAGGGCGGAAGGTGCGACAAACCCTTCAACTTCTTTTGCTTATGGGCAATGGACAGACACTAACAGTGGTGTTGCCGTTGTCGGGCACGAGCACAATTCAGCTTTTGACGAATGGCGAGGCGCTGCTTACCTAGGTTATATCGGCTTAAACCTGACGCATTATGGCCATGCTGGCGCAGCGGCCAAGAAACCACTGAGATACACCAATAACGCCAAGTTTTTCTACGGTAACTTGAAAAAACGCCTGATCGAAAACTTGTACTTTGGTGTTCAAGGCATGTGGAGTGGTGGTAATGCTGTGACAAAGAATGATAAGCACTACACCGAACAAGACAGAGCCAGATTTGAAGAAGCAATGAGCGGCACCAATAGTGCTTTAGGCTTAATTTTAAGCTATGACAAGCGTGACAATATGATGAGTGCTCGCGAAGGTTATATGACTGAAATTAGCTCTATGCACTATGAAGCTCGTGAAACGGGTAAACCGTATCATCGTGTAGATGCTGAGTTTAGCCAATTTATCCCTGTAGCAGATAAAGATGTGTTCGCCTACAAAGCCATGACCGCTCACTTACTTGGCAGTGTGCCAAGTTATGAAATGGTCACGCCAGAGCTTCGTGGCATCGATTGGAATAAAAGCCGCGGTACGTCAGTGTATCAACTTGAAGCTGAGTACCGTCACGCAATCGATGAGAAATGGACAGGGGTCGCATTTGCTGGTGCGGCGTACGTAGAAACACAGTTTGATGCAAAACAGAAAGCGGCATCTGAGTGGATTCCTGCAGGCGGTATTGGTGTGCGATACATGATGGAGCCAACCGAGCGCTTTAGCATAGGTTTTGATTACGCCATTACTAAAGGTGGAGAATCAAATTACTACATCCGCTTCGGTGAAGCGTTCTAA
- a CDS encoding DMT family transporter, with protein MKLLLTTLLALIAFAANSLLARVALAEQAIDASSYTLIRLGSGALFLALFVAIKLRLNPIASFSRLSLSAGFALLAYALLFSFAYLELSTGTGALLLFGAVQLTLVLMHVITGNKLHRNQWVGLTAAIMGFVVLMLPNAQQPDLLAAMLMIVSGIAWAVFTMLGKKLAANDVSPVLSITHGFIIAAVLSLAALPLIDWTHAAKPSGVGYAIISGVLASGAGYVIWYQVLAKLSLLQAAVSQLMVPVIAFAMGVGLLDEQLAVQSVVASLVILTGIALVVTTKQK; from the coding sequence TTGAAGCTGTTACTTACCACATTACTTGCCCTAATTGCTTTTGCAGCCAACTCCTTGCTCGCTCGTGTCGCTCTAGCGGAGCAGGCCATCGATGCGTCTAGCTATACATTAATCCGCCTTGGGTCAGGAGCACTGTTTTTGGCACTGTTTGTTGCGATAAAACTTAGACTCAACCCAATCGCTAGCTTCTCACGTTTATCGCTGAGCGCAGGTTTTGCACTTCTTGCCTACGCCCTACTTTTCTCATTTGCTTATTTAGAGCTTTCTACTGGCACAGGAGCATTGTTGCTGTTTGGTGCAGTGCAGCTCACTCTGGTACTGATGCACGTTATCACAGGTAATAAACTGCATCGCAACCAATGGGTAGGACTAACCGCCGCTATCATGGGCTTTGTCGTTTTGATGCTGCCCAATGCCCAACAGCCAGATCTGCTCGCTGCAATGTTGATGATAGTCTCGGGCATCGCTTGGGCGGTATTTACTATGCTAGGGAAAAAACTCGCAGCCAACGATGTAAGCCCGGTTTTGTCCATCACACATGGTTTCATTATTGCAGCCGTTTTGAGCCTAGCCGCTTTGCCGTTGATAGACTGGACGCACGCAGCCAAACCTAGCGGTGTTGGTTACGCCATTATTTCTGGAGTATTGGCTTCTGGAGCGGGTTACGTTATCTGGTATCAAGTTTTGGCCAAACTATCATTATTGCAAGCTGCCGTGAGCCAATTAATGGTACCAGTGATTGCATTTGCAATGGGTGTTGGTCTGTTGGACGAGCAGTTAGCGGTTCAAAGCGTTGTCGCTTCTTTAGTTATCCTAACGGGTATTGCATTGGTGGTCACGACCAAGCAAAAGTGA
- a CDS encoding MazG-related protein: protein MDTNTNLKLALTWLVELLNDSQVPYQIVGGTAASIHGGERPVEDIDLYIHRDDYQKIAGVITPYLSKPMRHSLEAGWDVEYCQLIYSEQKIEIGLAPGTRIFHRQTRQWLPLEIDFGSSEQRNYLGVEVSVMPVAALVEYKAALDRPMDRIDIEEIS, encoded by the coding sequence TTGGATACAAACACAAATCTTAAATTAGCTCTGACTTGGTTAGTGGAACTACTCAATGACAGCCAAGTACCGTATCAGATTGTTGGCGGCACAGCAGCCAGTATCCATGGAGGTGAGCGTCCAGTGGAAGACATTGATCTCTATATCCACCGAGATGACTACCAGAAAATAGCTGGGGTGATAACGCCTTATTTGTCGAAACCGATGCGCCATAGCCTAGAAGCTGGCTGGGATGTGGAGTATTGCCAACTGATTTACTCTGAGCAGAAAATCGAAATTGGTCTTGCTCCGGGCACTCGAATCTTTCATCGACAAACTCGCCAATGGCTACCGCTTGAGATTGATTTTGGAAGCAGCGAACAGCGCAATTATCTAGGTGTCGAGGTATCTGTGATGCCTGTAGCGGCGCTGGTGGAATATAAAGCTGCGCTGGATCGCCCGATGGACCGTATTGATATTGAAGAAATAAGCTAG
- a CDS encoding ASCH domain-containing protein, which translates to MKPHHQAYLDRYLSTLSPQELEKIPDTIAEYYCADEYNANECARLVDQGIKTASCSLKAAYTVENEPFPQVGRLTVVLDWDENPVCVIRLTEVTQCPFDEVSEEFAQAEGEGDGTYEWWRQAHIEFFTQYAKEIGADFNLSSELVLERFEKVYPLEK; encoded by the coding sequence ATGAAACCTCACCATCAGGCCTATCTTGATCGCTATTTATCGACGCTTTCGCCACAAGAGTTAGAGAAAATCCCGGATACCATCGCCGAATACTATTGTGCCGATGAGTACAACGCCAATGAGTGCGCACGCTTGGTAGACCAAGGAATTAAAACCGCATCATGCAGTTTAAAAGCAGCTTATACGGTTGAAAATGAACCATTTCCGCAAGTAGGGCGACTGACCGTGGTGTTGGATTGGGATGAAAATCCAGTGTGTGTAATTCGTTTGACCGAAGTAACCCAATGTCCTTTTGATGAAGTAAGTGAAGAGTTTGCGCAAGCAGAAGGTGAGGGTGATGGCACTTATGAGTGGTGGCGACAAGCGCATATCGAATTTTTTACCCAGTATGCGAAGGAGATTGGCGCAGATTTTAATTTGAGCTCTGAGCTGGTGCTTGAGCGCTTTGAAAAAGTTTATCCGTTGGAGAAGTAA